The genome window TTTACCGTCCTTGTCAAGGATTTCGGAATCTTTGAGATTTGAAGTTTCAAATTGATCCTTCCCACCTATCCGGTAAAACTGGGGCATTTCACGGTTCGCGGGAAGTAGTCATTCTTCTCACAAATCTTTGATTAACAAGTCCAGAGATTGTACCCGTAGGTATATATTAATCTTGGTGCAATTATTCCATATTTTGGCAAATCTCATGAAACAGCTCCTCAACCAAGTATGTAATTTGAAAAATAGTATCAAATTGCTATTTCTGCCACTTGTGATGGTAGTTCTCGCTTCTTCTCTGTTTGTTATGCCTGCTTTGGCTACAAGTGTGTATCAAATACCAGATATCACACCTGGTAGCACTTGGGTTGTCGATCAAGGTGAAGTTATCAGCCGTTCCAACGAAGGCAAGATTAGCAGCGCTTTTGAGAACTTGGCAAAACAAACAGGAAATGAAGTCAGATTTGTTACAGTTCGCCGTCTTGACTATGGTGAAACTCCTGAAAGCTTCACAAAACAACTATTTGAAAGATGGTTTCCCACAAAAGAGCGCTCGGCAAATCAAACACTACTGATGATTGATACCTTAACTAACGGTATCTCAATCGTT of Scytonema hofmannii PCC 7110 contains these proteins:
- the psb32 gene encoding photosystem II repair protein Psb32 encodes the protein MKQLLNQVCNLKNSIKLLFLPLVMVVLASSLFVMPALATSVYQIPDITPGSTWVVDQGEVISRSNEGKISSAFENLAKQTGNEVRFVTVRRLDYGETPESFTKQLFERWFPTKERSANQTLLMIDTLTNGISIVTGDKVQSLMSDDIAKSVAYETLTAPLRDGNKYNQAFLDASDRLVAVLSGEPDPGPPQIAEKVQVEGTFTKAEDTDQGNATAWVIGLLIAATIIPMATYYVYQINQPSSNG